One Cricetulus griseus strain 17A/GY chromosome 5, alternate assembly CriGri-PICRH-1.0, whole genome shotgun sequence genomic window carries:
- the LOC100773916 gene encoding cAMP-regulated phosphoprotein 19-like has product MSAQVPKAASVEEQKEMEDKVTHPEKAEEAKLKARNPHLRQKPGGSDFLRKRLQKGQNYFDSGDCNVANAKMKNQQIPAALYKTEVTGDHIPTVPSSAKTIPDC; this is encoded by the exons ATGTCCGCGCAAGTCCCCAAGGCAGCTTCAGtggaagaacaaaaggaaatggaagataAAGTGACTCATCCAGAGAAAGCTGAAGAAGCAAAGTTAAAAGCAAGGAATCCACACTTGCGACAAAAGCCTGGTGGTTCCGATTTTTTAAGGAAACGACTGCAGAAAGGGCAAAATTATTTTGATTCTGGGGATTGCAACGTGGCAAATGCAAAAATGAAGAACCAGCAAATTCCTGCTGCCCTGTATAAGACAGAG gtcactGGTGACCACATTCCCACAGTACCTTCCTCAGCGAAAACCATCCCTGATTGCTAG